Below is a genomic region from Spirosoma radiotolerans.
GTATTCTGACACTTATTGTCAGTTGGACACGTTGAGGTCTACTTGCGTTTGTCGAGCTGCACTCACCCTTTGAGCGACAGGGACAAAGAGTTAAGCGAAGGAAAATCAGGTAGTATTAGGAAATGAAGCAACCTGGACCGCTAGCGGGGCCTCTACTTATCACGCTAAGTGAATTACAATTTTGCCGAATAAGTTACGCGAGGCTGCGGCCTGGTAAGCTTCTTTAGCGTTTTCAATACGATACACGTTGTCAATAGGCGGCTTGATATTGTTGGTTTCAATAAATTTAACCAAATCTTTGTGTGCAGCCAGACTGCCAACGGCGGTTCCGCGAATGGATGCCCCTTTCATCATCAAGGAAATATAATTAAGTGGCTTTCCTTCTAAATCAAACAGGCCCATGGTGGCTATTTCTCCGCCATAGCCTACAGCTGCGACGGATTGGTCAATGGCCGAGCCGCCCACGGCATTAATTACCCGATCAACTCCTCCTGTTTGATTGAATACAACCTCTCCCCAGTTATCAACCTCAACGTAGTTGACAACATTGGCGGCTCCTAACGCTTTCATTTTTTGCAGTTTTTCATCATGGCTTGATGTGCCCACTACTTCTGCACCGACCGCTCTGGCAAGAAGCAAAGCAAACAAGGATACACCGCCAGTGCCCAATACCAGTACTTTATCGCCCTTTTTAATTGGCTTGACATAGGGCCTGTCGCCATGTAAGGCAGTCCAGGCCGTCAGACCGGCGCATGGCAGTGTCGAGGCTTCTATAAACGACAAGTTCGATGGTGCAGCAGTCACTCTCTTTGCACTTAGGATCGCATATTCGGCCAAAACACCATCCATTCCTTCAGCCCCTAAGCCAAACGTAAGCCCGGGGATTGGGGGGCCATCAATCCATTCCTCCGCGGCATAGACTGTTGTAACTTTATCGCCCACTCGCCATTGAGTTACCCCTTCCCCTAAAGCATCAATTTCTCCTGAACCATCAGATAACGGAATGATATTGGTAGTTACCGGCCCGTACATTCCAGCGAGTACAATCTGATCCCGGTAATTGATTGAAGCCGCCTTTATTCTGACCCGCACTTGTCCGATTTTTGGTTGCGGAATCGGCACGGTTTCCATAATAAGATCGTCCAAACTGGTAGCTCCGGCTTTCAACACCCATCTTCTCATCATCGTGATTTGCGGTTCAGACACCGCATTGGAATTGGTATTCATCATACTCAGATTTTTGTTTTTCAAAATTATCTACCTTTACTTTCCATTTTACAGCACTTTTCGTTTGGAAAGCGCTATCCAGTTGGAAAGCAAACAAGACATGTCTCTATGAGTACCAATGATCAGCGTTTAGCCAGTAGTAAAAATGTGTACCAATCCGAATGTGCGGAGTATATAATTCCGGTTAGAGATGCCCTGGATGTGTTATATGGACGATGGAAATTACCAATTATCATCTCGCTCACCTTTGGCAGCAGGCGCTTCAAACAAATCATCGAAGAAATTCCAGGTCTTACCGATAAAAGCTTATCGAAAGAACTTAAAGAGCTGGAGTCCAATCAATTAATTACAAGAAAGGTTTATGATAGCTTTCCACCCAGGGTCGAATATTCGATCACTGAGCATGGGAGATCCCTTTCCAAGGTGATTAATGAATTACGGGATTGGGGCAACCAGCACCGAAAAAAGATTATCGGTAACTAACCCGTCTCACCAACTAGATAAGGATGGCTGATTCGTAAGGTGGGCTACAACTGGGGCAATGCTGACATTCTGAGAAAGGATGTTATCGATTAGCCATTCATGTTAAACCTAACCTGGTCAGCTTCTTACCTACAAGCTCGTCAAACAGTGCTTCACCTTGGAGATACCTATACCATCGGGAAAATCCAAGTTTTTTTGAAAAGCATACAGGCATAAACTGTGTTAGCCACGACTTAATCTGACAGATTGATTATTCAATATGACTTTATAATTGTCAGTTGTAAGGGCTCAGTAAATCCTCCATTAGTGATTCATATGCATGAAGACTTCTTCGTCTCAAATGAGATCCCTCGTTGAGATGGAGCGCCCAGCGGCACTTACTACGTAAGCGTATCTAAAAATTACCCTGGTCATTTTCGGCTACAATAAAGCAAAATCAGCCTACAGGTATCCGCTCCCTTACCATGAAATTTGCGGTATAAAAAGCCAGAAACATGAACATTATCATAACCGGGTCGCTAGGTAACATCAGCAAACCATTAGCCACTCAACTCATCGCCAACGGGCACCGGATAACCATTATCAGCAGCAAGCCCGACAAGCAGCAAGCCATTGAAAAACTGGGAGCCAAAGCGGCTATAGGTCGATTAGAAGATGCCTCTTTTCTGACAAGTACCTTCACGGGGGCCGATGCGGTGTATTGCATGATCCCATTTGATCTTTCTGCGACCGACCAGAAGGCGTATTTTCAAAAAATAGCCACCAATTATGTGCAGGCGATAAACGAAACGGGTGTACGAAAAGTGGTGTTGTTAACGGGCTGGGCGGCTGGTCTCACAGGCTCGTTTGAAGCCACTCAGTTGGCAGACCAATTGAGCCATCTCGCCTTTACCGAACTGCGTCCCAGTGTGTTTTACAGCAACTTTTACGGCTATATTCCGATGATAAAACAGCAGGGAGCTATCGTGGGGAACTACGGCGGTAATGACCGAATTGCGGTGGTTGCCCCAGAAGACATTGCGGCTGCGGCAGCCGAAGAACTAACGGATTCATCAAACGGGAACAGGGTACGCTACGTAGCCAGTGAAGAACTTACCTGTAACGAAGTGGCCGGTATATTGGGCGAAGCGATTGGAAGGCCTGACCTACAATGGGTTATTATTTCGGATGAAGCGTTACGAAATGGCTTACTACAGATGGGCATGCCTGCGCAATTAGCGGATGAACTGGTAAAAATGCAGGCAGCCATGCACAGTGGTGTGGTGTACGAAAACTACCTTCGTCATCGGCCGGTTCTGGGTAAAACAAAGCTGAGAGGGTTTGCCAAGGACTTTGCCAAAGCGTATTATCAACAATAACAGACTACTCGCACTATGAGCCAGCCAATCCGCCTAAAAAGCATCCAGGAATTTCACCAGCGCAGAGGCTTGCCCCAGTCGGCGCATCCGCTGATTAGTGTCGTCAATATCAAGGACATAACCATTGCACCAGATCGCTTGAGCGTTAACGACTTCTACTGTATTTCCATTAAACGCATTCCAAACGCCCGATACCGCTATGGACAGCAAGTCTATGACTTCACGGGAGGTGTTTTGTTCTTTACCGCGCCAGGTCAGGTGATTGGCTTTGAAATGGCTAAGTTACCTACTGATCCGACTGGCTGGTTGCTGCTCATTCATCCTGATTTTTTGTGGGGAACACCGTTAGCAAGAACCATAAAGAAGTATGAATTTTTTAACTACAGTGCTGATGAAGCGTTATTTCTCTCAGAAAAAGAGGAGAAGACCATTGACGGAATTATTTCCCAGATAAGCCAGGAGTATCAGGCTGCTATTGACCCTTATAGCCAAGGGATTATCCTGGCACAAATCGAGCTATTGCTCAACTACGCAGAGCGCTTCTACAATCGCCAGTTCATTACACGCAAAATCAGCAACCATCAACTCCTTAACCGGCTGGATGATCTGCTTAATGACTACTTTAACAGGGAGGAGATTACCTACAACGGTTTGCCCACAGTGCAGACAGTATGCAATCAGTTAAACATATCGGTCAGCTATCTGAGCCGGGTATTGAAATTACTCACCGGCCAAAGTACACAGCAGCACATTCATGGAAAGCTGATTGAGCGGGCGAAAGAAAAATTGACAACCACCGACCTGTCGGTGAGCGAGATTGCCTTTGCCTTAGGTTTCGAGCACCCGCAATCGTTCAACAAGCTTTTTAAAGCAAAAACCAACACCACTCCGCTTGCCTTCAGAACCTCATTTAATTAAACGCCCAGTGGTGTAGCCTGTTCGTCTAGTGCTGGGGCGCTAAACGTCTTATGTAAGATGCAGATTTGACGTCTCAATATTGGGGTAAGAATACCGTAAAGGTAGCTCCCCGCCCCGGTGCGCTCTCGGCCGTGATGGCACCGCCATGATTCTCTACTACCCGTTGACAAATGGCCAGCCCAACGCCGGTACCCACATATTCACTTTGACTGTGCAGCCGCTGAAAGACCTGAAAGATTCGGTCCAGATACTTGATGTCAAACCCCACACCATTATCGCTGACATTGATCTGATGATAAAAGGAAGCGGATTTACTCGGATTTACTCCCTGAGGAAGTTCATTTTGTGGTCGTTGTGAATACGTTATCCGTATAAAAGGCGTCTGGCTCGCCGGGGTGAACTTGAGCGCGTTAGATACCAGATTCTGAAACAACTGGCCTAACTGCAAGGCGTCTCCGTTGACGAGTGGTAACTCCTCGAGCTGAACCTGAGCTTCGCGTTCGGTGATCACCAGCGATAAGGTGTCCAATACTTCGGCGACCACCACGCTTAATGAGATAGACCCAAATACTTGCTGACGGGTAGCAATGCGCGAGTAACTCAACAGATCCCTGATTAATACGGACATGCGCGCGCCGGCTGACTGGATGCGCTGCAAGTAATCTTTTGCCCTTGTATTCAGTTGCGGATCGAGCTGGTCTGCCAGCAACGTGCTGAACGATTGTATTTTGCGCAGTGGCTCCTGCAAATCATGGCTGGCTACATAGGCAAACTGCTGCAGATTTTCGTTCGAGCGGGTCAGATCCTGATTGACCAGCGCCAATTCGCCCGTGCGCTCGGCTACCCGCTGCTCTAATTGCTCGGCCAAAAGCCGGTAACGTTGTTCGCTTTGCTGCAGCTCAATCTCAGCCTGGGTCCGCTCTACGGCGTTGACCAGCCGTTCGCTGACCTCCTCCACCAGCGCCAGTTCAGCAACCGGCCATTGGTGCGCCTGCCGATGAATGATAAACAAGATGAGCACCGACCCATTGTTGAGGACCAGCGGTTTGGTAATTACGGCGCCAATCTGGCTTCGTTGGTACCGCTCTTTCTGTTCCACCGTGAGGGTAGGGTCATGAACAACATCAGAGAAGATCCTCGTTTGCTCCCGGTCTATCTCATTGAGTATTAGCGCGCAATTAGCCTCTATGGGTTGTTTTTCTCCTAGCTCTGGTGTAGGCCATAACACCACACGAGGCTGGTCATCTACCGAGTAAACCACTGCCGTCTGGTCGGCGCCGATAGAGACGCCCAACTGCCTGGCGACATGTTCGTAAATATCATCCAGACTAGTCAGGTTTCGTAGCTGGTCAGCTAGTTGCAGAATAATTGTTTTCTGCTCGTTGCTGCGTTGAATGAGTTGCTGAGCCAATACTCGCTCCGTTACATCGGTCGCCATGACCAGAATTGCATAAACTTCGCCCTGTTCAGTGGATAAAGGTTTAGCTGTGAAATCGATGTAGTACGTTGATGATACCCCATTCATTAACCAGTCGGCCCGTGCGCCCTGAGCCGAATACATCTGGCCATCTTCCAGGATATCGCTTAATCTGGACAATAAAGGCTGGCCCTGCAGTCCAGGCAGCACACTCAGCAAGGGCTGACCAATCAGTTGTTTGGGGGTGCCCAGAAAAGCCAGCATGGATTCATTGGCCACCTGAATTACGAGGCTTTGCCCCACCAACAGGCAGGTGGCTATCGGTGCTTCTTCTACCAGCGCCCGAAAGCGAAGCTCACTGCGTTGCAACTCCTGAAGTGCGGTGACCTGACGGGTAACATCGGTAGCGGTATGAATGATGCCAAAGACGGTTCCTTCAGGCGAATACACCGGGTTATAGGAAAAGTTGAACCAGGACTCATTCCACTGCTTGTCAATTACCACTTTGGGATTATCGAACGCATGAGGAGCTGCTTCTTCCCGATCGTAGACCTGTTGTAGTTGTTCCAGCAAGGGATGAGGAATTAAATCCGGCAGGACCCCATACAGGGATTGACCTGTCACAGAGGCATCTTTTCCCCAGATCTGCAGCATGGGCGCGTTGACGGTGTCGATCACCAGATCCCGGCCCACAAACAGGACTGTTGGTGTAGGCGAATTCAGCACAATACTACGGATGCGGGCTTTGCTCGCTTCCAGCTGTTGTTGCACCTGCACCTGTACGGTAATATCGCGGGCTACTCCCGACAACCGGTAAGCGGCCCCCAGCACATCGACGTAGGCCCGGCCCTGACAGTGGAGCCAGCGAGACGCCCCTGTCGGCTCTTTTCTGATCCGAAACTGAACGTCGTAATATCCGGTTGAGGAGGGGTCGAAAGCGGTTTTAAGCGCCTGATCGACGAGATGCTGGTCGTCTGGATAAATAAGCGCCAGTAAATAGGAGTAAGCCACCACTTCTTTTCCCGGCGAGCCAAACAACTCCTGGCTACGTTCGTCCAACCAGACCTCCTGTTGGCTAATATCCAGATGCCATGTGCCAACCTGGGCTGCCTGCATGGCATACCGCAACCGCTCCTGCTCGGCCTGGAGGTTAAGCAGAAAAGGAAAGGAATCTGGCTGATTCAGTTTAAATGGGCCTGGCATAAAACGCAGAAACTAGCACGTTGAGGAATAACAAAATCCAGGGCTCAGGTTTACGACTGGTGATTCAGCTCAAAGAACCGTTGTAGCATGCGTAAAATGACTGGCTGATCGGCAGCAAAAGAGCCTTCGGGTTGAGGGTGGTCGGAGATGATGCTGCTCACCTCGTCGTACTGTTGTGTAGTTAGCGTCTCGTACCCCATGTACCAGTGACTGAACAAACGGTGGCTGATTGGCCGGCTGATGACCGTCCGTACCTGGGTGTGGCGAGGATCCTGCTGAATACTGTTATACAACTTTGTAACGGCCGTTTGCTGGCCTTCCAGCACCTGTACGATTTGCCCGTTAATATAAAGCAGCACCCCCGTGATGTTCAGTCGTGCGTTCCTCTCTCGACTGAAAGTGACAATTTCTTGTATGTTGTCTTCGGTAGTCGTTTCGATGGCGGTACTAAAATAAGTAATACAGTAATCCATCCGTAGTAGACAACCGGTTTAGTCGATTTGTTCACTAAACAGAAACATTCTGGTCATTCAAAGTCCCTGTTTTTAATTATAGCGGTTGCTTTCGTAGAACACTTTACCTCGTTTTCGCAGACAGGATGAGTTTGGGTACTATTTGCAGGTGATTGTAGCAGCACAATCGATAACCGCAAAAAGCCGTACCCAGATAAAGCGTATGCGGCTTTTCAACGGATTGATTTTCTTCGTTCACTCATGGGCTGTAAAACGTGCTGCGGGTAAAAGAACCTAAGGGGCTTAGCGCGGTATGGTCATGGGTTTTCGTACGTATTCGCTACCTTTCTCATCAAAGGCGCTGATGGCCTGTTCGGCATTCGGGCGGAGAGATGAGGAATCTGAACCGAAAATAGGCCCACCGGCTCGCGGAACTTAGCAGTAGAAAAGTTGCCTTTGTGAGTTATTTAGTCATCAACCGTTTGATTACTCAATCACCTCGTTCATGAAAAAAGACAATCGGGCCTCAAGACGACGATTTCTA
It encodes:
- a CDS encoding winged helix-turn-helix transcriptional regulator, with amino-acid sequence MSTNDQRLASSKNVYQSECAEYIIPVRDALDVLYGRWKLPIIISLTFGSRRFKQIIEEIPGLTDKSLSKELKELESNQLITRKVYDSFPPRVEYSITEHGRSLSKVINELRDWGNQHRKKIIGN
- a CDS encoding NmrA family NAD(P)-binding protein, encoding MNIIITGSLGNISKPLATQLIANGHRITIISSKPDKQQAIEKLGAKAAIGRLEDASFLTSTFTGADAVYCMIPFDLSATDQKAYFQKIATNYVQAINETGVRKVVLLTGWAAGLTGSFEATQLADQLSHLAFTELRPSVFYSNFYGYIPMIKQQGAIVGNYGGNDRIAVVAPEDIAAAAAEELTDSSNGNRVRYVASEELTCNEVAGILGEAIGRPDLQWVIISDEALRNGLLQMGMPAQLADELVKMQAAMHSGVVYENYLRHRPVLGKTKLRGFAKDFAKAYYQQ
- a CDS encoding helix-turn-helix domain-containing protein, which produces MSQPIRLKSIQEFHQRRGLPQSAHPLISVVNIKDITIAPDRLSVNDFYCISIKRIPNARYRYGQQVYDFTGGVLFFTAPGQVIGFEMAKLPTDPTGWLLLIHPDFLWGTPLARTIKKYEFFNYSADEALFLSEKEEKTIDGIISQISQEYQAAIDPYSQGIILAQIELLLNYAERFYNRQFITRKISNHQLLNRLDDLLNDYFNREEITYNGLPTVQTVCNQLNISVSYLSRVLKLLTGQSTQQHIHGKLIERAKEKLTTTDLSVSEIAFALGFEHPQSFNKLFKAKTNTTPLAFRTSFN
- a CDS encoding zinc-dependent alcohol dehydrogenase family protein, which translates into the protein MKNKNLSMMNTNSNAVSEPQITMMRRWVLKAGATSLDDLIMETVPIPQPKIGQVRVRIKAASINYRDQIVLAGMYGPVTTNIIPLSDGSGEIDALGEGVTQWRVGDKVTTVYAAEEWIDGPPIPGLTFGLGAEGMDGVLAEYAILSAKRVTAAPSNLSFIEASTLPCAGLTAWTALHGDRPYVKPIKKGDKVLVLGTGGVSLFALLLARAVGAEVVGTSSHDEKLQKMKALGAANVVNYVEVDNWGEVVFNQTGGVDRVINAVGGSAIDQSVAAVGYGGEIATMGLFDLEGKPLNYISLMMKGASIRGTAVGSLAAHKDLVKFIETNNIKPPIDNVYRIENAKEAYQAAASRNLFGKIVIHLA
- a CDS encoding BLUF domain-containing protein translates to MDYCITYFSTAIETTTEDNIQEIVTFSRERNARLNITGVLLYINGQIVQVLEGQQTAVTKLYNSIQQDPRHTQVRTVISRPISHRLFSHWYMGYETLTTQQYDEVSSIISDHPQPEGSFAADQPVILRMLQRFFELNHQS
- a CDS encoding ATP-binding protein → MPGPFKLNQPDSFPFLLNLQAEQERLRYAMQAAQVGTWHLDISQQEVWLDERSQELFGSPGKEVVAYSYLLALIYPDDQHLVDQALKTAFDPSSTGYYDVQFRIRKEPTGASRWLHCQGRAYVDVLGAAYRLSGVARDITVQVQVQQQLEASKARIRSIVLNSPTPTVLFVGRDLVIDTVNAPMLQIWGKDASVTGQSLYGVLPDLIPHPLLEQLQQVYDREEAAPHAFDNPKVVIDKQWNESWFNFSYNPVYSPEGTVFGIIHTATDVTRQVTALQELQRSELRFRALVEEAPIATCLLVGQSLVIQVANESMLAFLGTPKQLIGQPLLSVLPGLQGQPLLSRLSDILEDGQMYSAQGARADWLMNGVSSTYYIDFTAKPLSTEQGEVYAILVMATDVTERVLAQQLIQRSNEQKTIILQLADQLRNLTSLDDIYEHVARQLGVSIGADQTAVVYSVDDQPRVVLWPTPELGEKQPIEANCALILNEIDREQTRIFSDVVHDPTLTVEQKERYQRSQIGAVITKPLVLNNGSVLILFIIHRQAHQWPVAELALVEEVSERLVNAVERTQAEIELQQSEQRYRLLAEQLEQRVAERTGELALVNQDLTRSNENLQQFAYVASHDLQEPLRKIQSFSTLLADQLDPQLNTRAKDYLQRIQSAGARMSVLIRDLLSYSRIATRQQVFGSISLSVVVAEVLDTLSLVITEREAQVQLEELPLVNGDALQLGQLFQNLVSNALKFTPASQTPFIRITYSQRPQNELPQGVNPSKSASFYHQINVSDNGVGFDIKYLDRIFQVFQRLHSQSEYVGTGVGLAICQRVVENHGGAITAESAPGRGATFTVFLPQY